Proteins from one Candidatus Zixiibacteriota bacterium genomic window:
- the truB gene encoding tRNA pseudouridine(55) synthase TruB gives MSLTILSPQRRETAMAIRASEQEQVAGPSGVLPVDKPSGITSHDVVDALRRLYGIRRIGHTGTLDPAASGLLLITLGSATRVAAYISAQPKTYAATIRFGAVSDTGDADGDITPVADAVLPDLQRLESLLLGFVGPISLTIPSYAAVRSGGRRRYELARRGEAVPSATRMINVYSLQLLSYVAPDVQVRVRCSAGTYVRSLAAAVGEKAGCGGYLTALRREEIGHCHVRGAFTLETIERLAIEGQTLPQPRPVEEFLDLPEIIVTATGYKRVAHGQGIRPEDIESVQGRFADGDTIALCDSEERIIALGSSLFDSARWPDALEPGAMLFRYKRVLIPSIT, from the coding sequence GTGAGTCTCACCATCCTCTCACCGCAACGGCGCGAAACGGCCATGGCCATCCGTGCCTCCGAGCAGGAGCAAGTAGCCGGGCCCAGTGGCGTCCTTCCCGTCGACAAACCGTCCGGGATCACGTCCCATGATGTCGTCGACGCGCTTCGGCGGTTGTACGGCATCCGGCGCATCGGGCACACAGGGACTCTCGACCCGGCGGCATCCGGGCTGCTGTTGATTACCCTGGGGAGCGCCACGCGCGTTGCCGCCTACATCTCGGCGCAGCCGAAGACATACGCGGCCACGATCCGATTCGGCGCCGTCTCCGACACCGGCGACGCCGACGGAGACATTACGCCCGTCGCTGATGCGGTCCTGCCCGACTTGCAGCGGCTTGAGAGTCTGCTCTTGGGCTTCGTCGGCCCGATCTCATTGACGATACCGTCATATGCTGCTGTTCGATCAGGAGGACGTCGCCGCTATGAACTTGCCCGCAGGGGAGAGGCGGTTCCATCGGCGACACGAATGATCAATGTCTACAGTCTGCAACTGCTCTCGTATGTCGCCCCCGACGTGCAAGTCCGGGTGCGATGCTCGGCCGGAACGTATGTCCGTTCACTGGCAGCGGCAGTGGGTGAGAAGGCCGGGTGCGGCGGTTATCTGACGGCACTGCGTCGGGAGGAGATTGGCCACTGCCATGTGCGCGGGGCCTTCACGCTGGAGACGATCGAGAGACTTGCCATAGAAGGACAGACTCTGCCGCAGCCGCGTCCAGTTGAAGAGTTTCTTGATCTGCCGGAGATAATCGTCACGGCGACAGGATATAAGCGCGTGGCTCACGGGCAGGGGATCCGCCCGGAGGACATCGAATCTGTCCAAGGCCGATTCGCGGACGGCGACACGATCGCCTTGTGTGATTCGGAGGAACGAATTATCGCCTTGGGATCGTCCCTCTTCGACAGTGCCCGCTGGCCCGATGCCCTCGAACCCGGAGCGATGCTGTTCCGCTACAAAAGGGTACTCATCCCGTCGATCACATGA
- the infB gene encoding translation initiation factor IF-2, whose protein sequence is MASKRLYEVARDHNLSSDALMAMVNRLGFDVRSHMSVASDELLEAIESEFAKQKDALKAEIALRERKTRERKAKARESAELEAQKAAAEKAQKEEEERRVREAAEADAKAAAAAAAKAAAEAAAKAAAAAAAARVKPAPPKPTAPPPPTPSPAAPRPKKVTPPAAAPRQSFVPPVVLPGARPRPRPGAAAIAGRPAGAVVPASARSGPAPGRGPAISGADAARRRRRRGPKKRGSRVDQQEVAASFRRTIAELGTRAKTRKRQHRDEGGTDFVEPTRTIEVNEFMSVAELAQKMSVSPTEVVAKCLELGMLATMNQRLDLDTIETVALEFDYSIKQVEEIGEETLAEDVEDERPTVPRPPVVTIMGHVDHGKTSLLDFIRTSNVVAGEKGGITQHIGAYSVETPRGRLTFLDTPGHEAFTAMRARGAQATDIVILVVAVDDAVMPQTIEAIDHAQAAGVPIVVAVNKMDLPGADPERVKSQLADRGLIPEEWGGSTIVVPVSARTGTGVDRLLEMVLLQAELLELKGQPERRARGVVIEAELDKGRGPVATILVQNGTLHVGDFFITGPHHGRVRNMVDERGRPVMMAGPSSPVQVTGSTAVPQAGDTFAVCVEEQQARQISQMRERVRREQSYHRLAKASLSTLYDRIKEGAVKDLKVIIKGDVDGSVEVLADTLAKIKSEEIQVNVIHRGVGAISESDVLLAAASDAVVIGFHVRPDARARELAGREGVDIRFYDIIYEAEADIRSALEGMLSPVVVEERTGEAKVKNTFKISKVGVVAGCEVTEGVARPRDQLRVVRDGITVYTGVLQTVRRFSDDVKEVGAGLECGIKIENYNDIKVGDVFELYRVTEHERKLA, encoded by the coding sequence ATGGCGAGCAAACGGCTCTACGAGGTCGCACGGGATCACAATTTGTCCAGCGACGCCCTGATGGCGATGGTCAATCGCCTCGGCTTCGACGTGCGCAGCCACATGAGCGTCGCTTCCGATGAACTCTTGGAGGCCATTGAGTCCGAGTTTGCGAAGCAAAAGGACGCGTTGAAAGCCGAGATCGCTCTGCGCGAACGCAAGACGCGGGAGCGCAAGGCCAAGGCGCGTGAGTCCGCGGAACTGGAGGCCCAAAAAGCCGCTGCCGAGAAGGCACAAAAGGAAGAGGAAGAGCGTCGAGTCCGCGAGGCGGCGGAAGCGGACGCCAAGGCCGCGGCCGCGGCCGCAGCCAAAGCGGCCGCTGAGGCAGCTGCGAAGGCAGCAGCGGCAGCGGCCGCCGCAAGAGTCAAGCCGGCACCGCCCAAGCCGACAGCGCCACCGCCTCCGACTCCGAGCCCAGCCGCTCCGCGTCCCAAGAAAGTGACTCCGCCGGCAGCAGCGCCTCGACAGTCCTTCGTCCCGCCTGTAGTCCTACCGGGAGCCCGGCCGCGACCACGACCCGGTGCTGCCGCCATTGCGGGAAGACCGGCGGGAGCCGTAGTCCCGGCATCAGCAAGGAGTGGTCCCGCACCCGGTCGCGGGCCCGCGATCTCCGGGGCCGATGCCGCCAGGCGTCGGCGCCGTCGCGGACCCAAGAAGAGGGGTTCGCGGGTCGATCAACAGGAAGTCGCCGCCAGCTTCCGCCGGACGATTGCCGAGCTCGGCACACGCGCCAAGACGCGCAAGCGTCAACACCGCGACGAGGGGGGAACGGACTTCGTCGAACCGACTCGGACCATCGAGGTCAATGAGTTCATGTCGGTGGCTGAACTCGCACAGAAGATGAGTGTCAGTCCCACCGAAGTCGTGGCCAAGTGCCTCGAACTGGGGATGCTGGCCACCATGAACCAACGCCTCGATCTCGATACCATTGAAACGGTCGCCCTGGAATTTGACTACAGTATCAAGCAGGTCGAGGAAATCGGCGAGGAGACCCTCGCCGAGGACGTTGAGGATGAGCGTCCCACGGTGCCGCGTCCGCCGGTGGTCACGATTATGGGGCACGTCGACCACGGCAAGACGTCCCTGCTCGACTTCATCCGGACCTCCAATGTCGTGGCGGGGGAGAAGGGCGGCATCACCCAACATATCGGCGCCTATTCCGTGGAGACGCCGCGCGGCCGTTTGACGTTTTTGGACACACCCGGCCACGAGGCGTTCACGGCCATGCGGGCGCGTGGTGCGCAAGCGACCGACATCGTCATTCTCGTCGTCGCCGTGGATGATGCCGTGATGCCACAGACCATCGAGGCCATCGACCACGCTCAGGCCGCCGGTGTCCCGATCGTCGTCGCCGTCAACAAGATGGACCTGCCCGGCGCCGACCCGGAACGCGTCAAGAGCCAATTGGCGGATCGCGGCCTGATCCCCGAGGAGTGGGGCGGCTCGACGATCGTCGTGCCCGTCTCGGCGCGCACGGGTACGGGAGTCGATCGACTGTTGGAGATGGTCCTCCTGCAGGCAGAGTTGCTCGAGTTGAAAGGGCAGCCCGAACGACGTGCGCGTGGCGTCGTCATCGAGGCCGAGCTCGACAAGGGTCGCGGACCGGTCGCCACGATCCTCGTCCAGAACGGGACCCTGCACGTGGGCGACTTCTTCATCACCGGCCCGCATCACGGGCGGGTTCGCAACATGGTCGACGAGCGCGGCCGTCCGGTGATGATGGCCGGACCGTCGTCGCCGGTTCAGGTGACCGGTTCCACCGCAGTGCCGCAGGCGGGGGACACATTCGCCGTCTGTGTCGAGGAGCAACAAGCCCGTCAGATCTCGCAGATGCGCGAGCGGGTGCGACGCGAGCAATCGTACCACCGGCTGGCCAAGGCGAGTCTGTCCACTCTCTATGACCGCATCAAGGAAGGCGCGGTCAAAGACCTGAAGGTCATCATCAAGGGCGACGTCGACGGCTCCGTGGAGGTGTTGGCCGACACGCTCGCGAAGATCAAGTCCGAGGAGATTCAAGTCAATGTCATCCACCGCGGCGTGGGGGCGATCAGCGAGTCCGACGTGCTCCTCGCGGCGGCCTCGGATGCGGTGGTGATCGGTTTCCACGTGCGCCCTGACGCCCGCGCCCGGGAACTGGCGGGACGCGAAGGTGTCGACATCCGCTTCTATGACATCATCTATGAGGCGGAGGCCGACATCCGCTCGGCGCTCGAAGGAATGCTCTCACCGGTCGTGGTCGAAGAGCGGACCGGCGAAGCGAAGGTCAAGAATACCTTCAAGATCTCCAAGGTCGGCGTCGTCGCCGGGTGTGAAGTGACCGAGGGCGTGGCGCGTCCCCGCGATCAGTTGCGCGTCGTGCGTGACGGCATCACCGTGTACACGGGCGTGCTGCAGACGGTTCGCCGCTTCAGCGATGACGTCAAGGAAGTGGGCGCGGGACTGGAGTGCGGCATCAAAATCGAGAACTACAACGATATCAAGGTTGGCGATGTCTTCGAGCTCTACCGTGTCACGGAGCATGAGCGCAAGCTGGCGTAA
- a CDS encoding pitrilysin family protein, whose translation MTKGRVAKTVFVNGLRIVSETLLDRDSVAIGVWVEVGSRHEEPDVAGVSHFLEHMVFKGTQTRSAREIALSLERLGGMLNAFTTREHTCYHARILGENLPQAVDVLADLATRARLPAAEVRKERKVIAEEIKDVQDTAHEHIHDLFAEQVWPGHPIGRPVAGTLETVAATTRAALGSHRRAFYRPDRIVVAASGGLAHDHLTRLVRRHFHLPRPTSPARPMASPDGLAPRRGVNARDIKQTHVCIGVPTWAFADRRRYATLVTNSVLGGGMSSRLFQTVRERRGLVYTISAFHDSFQDTGFFAVYFACDPRQVVKAINLVLAEMGRLSRQTVPPVELHDAKSQLRGNLLLGLESTSARMHRLARHELYLGRQIPPRATMKAIEGVRAAELVALAREAFTPDRVALSILGPVDEAVLDQIDWNKLGVRARRRG comes from the coding sequence ATGACCAAAGGCCGTGTGGCAAAGACCGTGTTCGTAAACGGTCTTCGAATCGTCAGTGAAACGCTCCTCGACCGCGATTCGGTTGCGATCGGTGTCTGGGTTGAGGTCGGTTCGCGTCACGAGGAGCCGGATGTCGCCGGTGTGTCACATTTCCTCGAACACATGGTCTTCAAGGGGACCCAGACGCGTTCTGCGCGGGAGATTGCGCTGTCACTGGAACGCCTGGGCGGCATGCTCAACGCCTTCACCACGCGGGAGCACACCTGCTACCATGCCCGGATTCTGGGGGAGAATCTCCCGCAAGCGGTCGATGTCCTGGCCGACCTGGCCACGCGTGCCAGGCTCCCGGCCGCGGAGGTTCGCAAGGAGCGCAAAGTGATCGCCGAGGAGATCAAGGACGTTCAGGACACCGCGCATGAGCACATCCACGATCTCTTTGCCGAGCAGGTGTGGCCGGGGCATCCGATCGGCCGCCCCGTGGCCGGGACGCTGGAGACAGTCGCCGCGACGACGCGGGCCGCGCTCGGTTCACACCGGCGGGCGTTCTATCGCCCGGATCGCATCGTCGTCGCCGCCTCCGGCGGCCTGGCACATGATCATCTCACCCGCTTGGTACGGCGGCACTTTCACCTGCCCCGCCCCACAAGCCCGGCCCGACCGATGGCCAGTCCCGATGGTCTGGCCCCACGACGCGGAGTGAACGCGCGGGACATCAAGCAGACGCATGTCTGCATCGGCGTGCCGACCTGGGCGTTCGCCGACCGGCGCCGATACGCCACGTTGGTCACCAACAGCGTGCTCGGCGGCGGCATGTCATCGCGCCTGTTTCAAACGGTGCGGGAAAGACGCGGGCTGGTCTACACCATCTCCGCCTTCCACGATTCATTCCAGGACACCGGGTTCTTCGCCGTTTACTTTGCCTGCGATCCCCGTCAGGTCGTCAAGGCGATCAATCTCGTCCTGGCCGAGATGGGACGTCTGTCGCGTCAAACGGTGCCGCCGGTCGAGCTGCACGATGCCAAATCGCAACTGCGCGGCAATCTGCTGCTGGGCTTGGAATCGACGTCCGCCCGGATGCATCGCCTGGCACGACACGAATTGTATCTGGGGCGCCAGATTCCGCCGCGCGCGACCATGAAGGCCATCGAGGGCGTTAGAGCCGCCGAGTTGGTCGCGCTGGCGCGCGAGGCCTTCACACCCGACCGCGTCGCGCTCTCGATCTTGGGGCCGGTGGATGAGGCAGTCCTCGATCAGATCGACTGGAACAAACTCGGTGTCCGTGCCCGTAGACGCGGTTGA
- the pnp gene encoding polyribonucleotide nucleotidyltransferase, producing MERVQFDFGGRPFSFETGHVAKQANGAVMARHGDTVVLAAIVAGKEAISDRDFFPLQVDYREKAYAAGKIPGGFFKREGRPSEKETLSARMIDRPIRPLFPEGFTNEVQIFINVLSSDQQNDADVLGICAAAAALAVSDVPFDHIIAGARVGRVDGEFVINPTYSQLESSDMNLVIAGTADDILMVEGGCQEVTETELTAALEFGLREVRTLIGAVSELKAKVSKPKRPFTPVTIDSELTRQVRERATSRIREANQVTEKTSREDTLALVKQEITAALKEQFPDGEKAIAAVFGEIEREDLRERVLREGRRADGRSPDEIRAISAEVSFLPRTHGSALFTRGQTQALAVVTLGTKVDEQRIDNLMGDTTKSYMLHYNFPSYSVGEVRPIRGPGRREIGHGALAERAIQPVIPNEDIFPYTIRIVADVLESNGSSSMATVCSGSLALMDAGVPIKTPVAGIAMGLIKDGDRYAVLTDILGVEDHLGDMDFKVTGTATGITAFQMDLKIEGLPFGILREALEKARQARLHVLDRMATTLERPRPELSPYAPRILIFQIKVDRIGDVIGPGGKHIRGITEQTGAKVDIGDDGTVIVASVDMNAAETAKRMIMALVEEPELDKVYEGKVRRITTFGAFVEILPGTDGLVHISELDHGRTERVEDILKVGDTVQVKVIEIDPEGKVRLSRRALLPKPEGYVEPERSGDGRPPRRGPSGGGRDRRPERRRG from the coding sequence ATGGAACGTGTACAGTTTGACTTTGGCGGACGGCCGTTCTCGTTCGAGACCGGACATGTCGCCAAGCAAGCCAACGGCGCCGTCATGGCACGCCATGGCGATACGGTCGTCTTGGCTGCCATTGTGGCCGGTAAGGAAGCCATCTCCGACCGTGACTTCTTCCCTCTGCAGGTCGACTACAGGGAGAAGGCCTATGCGGCCGGCAAGATCCCCGGCGGGTTCTTCAAACGGGAGGGGCGTCCTTCGGAGAAAGAAACGCTCTCGGCACGCATGATCGACAGGCCGATCCGCCCATTGTTCCCTGAGGGATTCACCAACGAGGTCCAGATTTTCATCAATGTCCTCTCCTCGGATCAGCAGAACGACGCCGACGTTCTCGGCATCTGTGCCGCCGCCGCAGCGCTGGCGGTCTCGGACGTGCCGTTCGACCATATCATTGCCGGCGCCAGAGTCGGAAGGGTCGACGGGGAGTTTGTCATCAATCCGACGTACTCCCAACTCGAGAGCTCGGACATGAACCTGGTGATCGCCGGCACCGCAGACGATATCCTCATGGTCGAAGGCGGCTGCCAGGAAGTTACGGAGACCGAGTTGACCGCCGCACTCGAGTTCGGGTTGCGCGAAGTGCGCACGCTGATTGGCGCCGTCTCCGAGTTGAAGGCCAAAGTCAGCAAGCCGAAACGCCCGTTCACTCCGGTGACGATCGATTCGGAGTTGACCCGTCAAGTGCGCGAGCGGGCGACCTCTCGCATCCGTGAGGCCAACCAGGTCACGGAGAAGACATCGCGCGAGGACACCCTCGCACTGGTCAAGCAGGAGATCACTGCCGCACTGAAAGAACAGTTCCCGGATGGCGAGAAGGCAATTGCCGCGGTATTCGGCGAGATTGAGCGCGAGGACTTGCGGGAGCGGGTCCTGCGCGAAGGGCGCCGCGCCGATGGACGCAGTCCGGATGAGATCCGCGCCATCAGCGCCGAGGTCAGCTTCCTGCCGCGAACCCACGGGTCGGCGTTGTTCACGCGCGGCCAGACACAGGCGTTGGCGGTGGTCACGCTGGGGACCAAGGTCGACGAGCAGCGCATCGACAATCTGATGGGCGACACAACGAAGAGTTACATGTTGCATTACAACTTCCCGTCCTACTCGGTGGGTGAAGTCCGTCCGATCCGCGGACCGGGACGGCGCGAGATCGGTCACGGGGCGCTGGCCGAGCGCGCCATCCAGCCGGTGATCCCCAATGAGGATATCTTCCCGTACACGATTCGCATCGTCGCCGACGTGCTCGAATCGAACGGCTCCTCGTCGATGGCCACGGTGTGCTCCGGATCGCTGGCGCTCATGGATGCCGGCGTGCCGATCAAGACACCGGTGGCGGGGATCGCCATGGGCTTGATCAAGGATGGCGACCGGTATGCCGTGCTCACCGACATCCTCGGTGTTGAGGATCACCTCGGCGACATGGACTTCAAAGTGACCGGCACCGCCACGGGAATCACCGCCTTCCAAATGGACCTCAAGATCGAAGGGTTGCCGTTCGGAATCCTGCGCGAGGCCCTGGAGAAGGCGCGCCAGGCGCGGCTGCACGTGCTCGACCGCATGGCCACCACGCTCGAACGGCCCCGGCCGGAGTTGTCGCCGTATGCGCCGCGCATCCTGATCTTCCAGATCAAGGTCGACCGCATCGGCGATGTGATCGGCCCCGGCGGGAAGCACATCCGCGGCATCACCGAGCAGACCGGCGCGAAGGTCGACATTGGTGACGACGGCACGGTGATCGTCGCCTCGGTGGACATGAATGCCGCCGAGACCGCCAAACGGATGATCATGGCCCTCGTCGAGGAGCCGGAACTGGACAAGGTCTACGAAGGCAAGGTGCGCCGGATCACAACGTTCGGGGCGTTCGTGGAGATTCTCCCCGGGACCGATGGGCTGGTGCACATCTCCGAGCTCGATCACGGTCGGACCGAGCGGGTCGAGGACATTCTAAAGGTCGGCGACACCGTGCAGGTCAAAGTGATCGAAATCGACCCTGAGGGCAAGGTCCGTCTGTCGCGGCGGGCGCTTCTGCCCAAGCCCGAAGGGTATGTCGAACCGGAGCGCTCCGGCGATGGCCGTCCACCCCGGCGTGGACCGTCCGGCGGCGGACGCGATCGCCGTCCCGAGAGACGGCGCGGCTGA
- the rpsO gene encoding 30S ribosomal protein S15: MQADTQKTQAIVAAYRLHDTDTGSPEVQVALLSSHIAGLTEHLEKNPKDFSSRRGLLKMVGKRRRLLNYLRRSDIAAYRQLLDNLNLRK, from the coding sequence GTGCAGGCTGACACACAGAAGACCCAGGCGATCGTGGCGGCGTACCGGCTGCATGACACCGACACCGGTTCACCGGAGGTGCAGGTGGCCTTGTTGTCGTCGCATATCGCCGGGCTGACTGAGCATTTGGAGAAGAACCCGAAGGACTTCTCGTCCCGTCGGGGATTGCTGAAGATGGTGGGGAAACGTCGCCGGCTGCTGAACTACCTGCGCCGGAGCGACATCGCCGCCTACCGGCAGTTGTTGGACAATCTCAACCTGCGCAAGTAA
- the rbfA gene encoding 30S ribosome-binding factor RbfA, with amino-acid sequence MKPADRHQRVAEEIQRVVAEVLNREIKDYDLSMVTVTRCDLARDYSEATIRYSVLGDEPARTTCAAHLAKIAGFVQKRVAGEIKLYRVPRLRFEFDPSLDDSMKLEQLFNRIARERRDDQQ; translated from the coding sequence ATGAAACCTGCCGACCGCCATCAGCGCGTGGCCGAGGAAATCCAGCGGGTCGTGGCCGAGGTGCTGAACCGCGAGATCAAGGACTATGACCTGTCCATGGTCACCGTCACGCGCTGCGACCTCGCGCGGGACTACTCGGAAGCGACCATTCGATATTCCGTTCTCGGCGACGAACCGGCGCGCACGACCTGCGCGGCGCACCTGGCCAAGATCGCCGGCTTTGTGCAAAAACGCGTGGCCGGAGAAATCAAGCTGTACCGTGTGCCGCGCCTGCGGTTCGAATTCGACCCTTCGCTCGACGACAGCATGAAACTGGAGCAACTCTTCAACCGCATCGCGCGCGAACGCCGGGACGATCAGCAGTGA
- a CDS encoding bifunctional oligoribonuclease/PAP phosphatase NrnA: MNKAAATRIIRQLQNADRILITSHRDPDGDSVGSQLAFHEFWTRQRRRRADVLNDGPLPARYRCLDPRRIIRAPSSRARRNWDAAIVFECSSLDRVGSVEPLLPPGLPIINIDHHQGSDRFGTINVVDPSRSSCTELVYELLKHWRARITPRMAQLLAAGILTDTGRFHHPSTNVATFENTAALLRLGADITQLTDRIYFELPLPHFQLVHHVLGQAELRAGGRICLLTLRIRDRRRYGVSLQETEGLVDHSLSLKGVMVGALLKELGPRRTKVSLRSPGSVNVAALARRFGGGGHKNAAGCMIELPVRATADALEDAIRSVLSNRRAVGNRKA, translated from the coding sequence GTGAACAAAGCCGCCGCCACCCGGATCATCCGACAACTACAAAACGCGGATCGGATTCTCATCACATCGCACCGCGATCCCGATGGCGACTCGGTCGGCTCGCAACTGGCGTTCCATGAGTTCTGGACCCGTCAGAGGCGCCGCCGGGCGGACGTGCTCAATGACGGTCCGCTGCCGGCCCGCTATCGCTGCCTCGATCCGCGACGGATCATCCGTGCGCCATCGTCACGGGCGCGGCGCAATTGGGATGCCGCCATCGTGTTCGAGTGTTCATCGCTGGACCGCGTTGGCTCAGTCGAGCCGTTGCTGCCGCCCGGGCTGCCGATCATCAACATCGACCACCATCAGGGCAGCGACCGCTTCGGGACGATCAACGTGGTCGACCCCTCCCGTTCGTCGTGCACGGAGCTGGTGTACGAGCTGTTGAAGCACTGGCGGGCCCGGATCACACCGCGCATGGCCCAACTGCTGGCCGCCGGCATCCTGACCGACACCGGACGGTTCCATCACCCCAGCACGAACGTCGCGACATTCGAAAACACCGCCGCACTGCTCCGTCTGGGCGCCGACATCACCCAGTTGACCGACCGCATCTACTTCGAACTCCCGTTGCCGCACTTCCAGCTCGTTCACCATGTGTTGGGACAGGCGGAATTGCGCGCCGGGGGCCGGATCTGTCTGCTCACCTTGCGCATCCGGGACCGACGACGATACGGCGTTTCCCTGCAGGAGACCGAGGGACTGGTGGACCATTCCCTGTCTCTCAAAGGGGTCATGGTGGGGGCGCTCCTGAAGGAGTTGGGCCCCCGGCGGACGAAGGTCAGTCTGCGCTCGCCGGGATCGGTGAACGTGGCCGCGTTGGCCCGTCGCTTCGGCGGCGGGGGACACAAGAACGCCGCCGGGTGCATGATCGAGCTTCCCGTTCGCGCGACCGCGGACGCGCTGGAAGACGCCATCCGGTCAGTCTTGTCCAACCGCCGCGCTGTCGGGAACCGCAAGGCGTGA
- a CDS encoding DUF503 domain-containing protein produces the protein MIGSVRMVLRLPGCRSLKEKRGILRRFLEGTRRSYGVAIAEIDAQDEWQRAVIEAAAVANERAHLHSVLTHVVQDADRPGEMNLVDCEMSV, from the coding sequence GTGATCGGCAGCGTGCGAATGGTCCTGCGATTGCCGGGGTGCCGCAGTCTGAAGGAAAAGCGCGGCATCCTTCGACGTTTCTTGGAGGGAACAAGACGGAGTTACGGCGTCGCGATCGCCGAAATCGACGCTCAGGACGAATGGCAGCGGGCCGTCATCGAAGCCGCCGCGGTTGCCAATGAACGGGCGCACCTCCACAGCGTACTGACCCACGTCGTCCAGGACGCCGATCGCCCCGGAGAGATGAACCTGGTCGATTGTGAGATGAGCGTGTGA
- the ribF gene encoding riboflavin biosynthesis protein RibF, with protein sequence MPCFDNGADAAAHLQDTTVTCVGTFDGVHLGHQAILRRGRALADEMHLPMVALSFHPHPKTIVHPERAPHLLTEPDERVALFAAYGTDCVIMLRFDHQLAQTTARDFADTVLARYLQAAAVVVGADFGFGHDRQGNAEFLRAWGRERGCPVEVVGMVPSDRAGEAVSSSVIRRCLEAGDFDRAVRLLGHPYPASGPVRAGAGRGKQLGYPTWNLALSDVKLAPPVGIYAGWTGRPIPRPAMAYYGVAPTFAEQTVRLEVHVLEGDEDERTPQDVEMIWLAEFIRPDVRFAGSEDLRQQLSEDERTVRAWANRHKS encoded by the coding sequence TTGCCGTGTTTCGATAATGGGGCAGATGCGGCGGCGCATCTGCAGGACACAACAGTCACCTGCGTTGGGACATTTGATGGCGTCCACCTCGGTCATCAGGCGATTCTGCGACGCGGGAGAGCGTTGGCGGATGAGATGCATCTCCCGATGGTGGCGCTCAGTTTCCATCCCCATCCCAAGACCATCGTCCACCCCGAACGTGCCCCGCACCTGCTGACGGAACCCGATGAGAGAGTGGCCCTGTTCGCCGCCTATGGCACTGACTGCGTCATCATGCTGCGTTTTGACCATCAGTTGGCCCAAACCACGGCGCGGGACTTCGCGGACACGGTGCTGGCCCGATACCTTCAGGCCGCCGCCGTCGTCGTCGGTGCCGACTTCGGCTTCGGGCACGATCGCCAGGGGAATGCGGAGTTCTTGCGCGCTTGGGGGCGGGAACGCGGCTGTCCCGTGGAGGTTGTAGGCATGGTGCCCAGCGACCGGGCGGGCGAAGCGGTCAGCTCCAGCGTGATTCGGCGATGCCTGGAAGCGGGGGATTTCGACCGGGCGGTACGCCTGTTGGGCCACCCGTATCCCGCCAGTGGACCTGTCAGGGCCGGGGCTGGCCGCGGCAAACAACTGGGATATCCTACTTGGAATCTTGCCCTATCTGATGTTAAATTGGCTCCCCCGGTCGGCATATATGCCGGCTGGACCGGGCGGCCAATACCCCGTCCGGCAATGGCGTACTATGGCGTTGCCCCAACCTTCGCGGAACAAACGGTGCGCCTTGAGGTTCACGTGCTGGAAGGGGACGAAGACGAGCGCACGCCGCAGGACGTGGAGATGATCTGGCTGGCGGAGTTCATCCGCCCCGATGTCCGCTTCGCCGGCTCGGAGGACTTGCGGCAGCAATTGAGCGAGGATGAACGCACGGTTCGTGCGTGGGCCAATAGACACAAATCGTAG